Proteins found in one Hoplias malabaricus isolate fHopMal1 chromosome 17, fHopMal1.hap1, whole genome shotgun sequence genomic segment:
- the slc9a6a gene encoding sodium/hydrogen exchanger 6a — protein sequence MGAHWRLSAAKGKLSWCFLVALSVCLCVCVAEDSAMENIVTEKKAEESHRQDSADLLIFILLLTLTILTIWLFKHRRFRFLHETGLAMIYGLLVGVVLRYGIHVPRDINNVTLSCHVNSSPATLLVNVSNKFYEYTLKGEISASEVHDVQDNEMLRKVTFDPEVFFNILLPPIIFHAGYSLKRRHFFRNMGSILAFAFVGTVMSCFIIGLLMYGCVTLMQRIGQLDGDFFFTDCLFFGAIVSATDPVTVLAIFNELQVDFDLYALLFGESVLNDAVAVVLSSSIVAYQPEGDNSHTFEAMAMLKSFGIFLGVFSGSFALGVATGVVTALVTKFTKLRDFQLLETALFFLMSWSTFLLAEACGFTGVVAVLFCGITQAHYTFNNLSPESQDRTKQLFELLNFLAENFIFSYMGLTLFTFQNHVFNPIFIVGAFLAVFLGRAANIYPLSFLLNLGRRNKISSNFQHMMMFAGLRGAMTFALSIRDTATYARQMMFSTTLLVVFFTVWICGGGTTQMLSCQRIRVGVDTDQDSSTGPDGSERRSTKQESAWLFRIWYNFDHNYLKPILTHSGPPLTATLPACCGPLARCLTSPQAYENEGQLKDDDSDLILNDGDISLTYGDITVSTDATGVRTSGQSMGGVTSDEALDRELAFGDHELVIRGTRLVLPMDDSEPPLPRDPQRHREL from the exons ATGGGCGCTCACTGGAGACTCAGCGCCGCAAAGGGAAAGCTGTCTTGGTGTTTTTTAGTCGCTCTGTCCGTCTGCCTGTGCGTCTGTGTAGCTGAAGACAGCGCGATGGAGAATATCGTGACAGAGAAGAAGGCTGAGGAAAGCCACAGACAAGACAGCGCCGATTTACTCATCTTTATTTTACTTCTCACTCTCACTATATTAACCATATGGCTGTTCAAACACCGTCGTTTCAGGTTCTTACACGAAACAGGCCTCGCTATGATCTACG GATTGCTTGTTGGGGTTGTACTTCGCTATGGAATCCACGTTCCCAGAGACATCAACAACGTTACATTGAGTTGCCATGTCAATTCTAGTCCAGCCACGCTGCTGGTAAATGTTAGTAACAAGTTTTATGAGTACACGCTTAAGGGTGAGATAAGTGCCAGTGAAGTCCATGATGTTCAGGACAACGAGATGCTTCGTAAG GTCACCTTTGATCCTGAAGTCTTCTTCAATATTCTTCTGCCTCCAATCATATTTCATGCTGGGTATAGTTTAAAACGG AGACATTTCTTCAGAAACATGGGCTCCATTCTTGCTTTTGCTTTTGTTGGAACAGTGATGTCCTGCTTTATCATTGG GTTACTGATGTATGGCTGTGTGACGCTGATGCAGCGGATTGGCCAGTTGGATGGGGACTTCTTTTTCACTGACTGTCTGTTTTTTGGTGCCATTGTGTCAGCCACAGACCCAG TGACAGTCCTGGCCATCTTCAATGAGTTACAGGTAGATTTTGACCTCTATGCTCTGCTCTTTGGAGAAAGCGTTCTGAATGATGCAGTTGCTGTGGTGTTGTCTTC ATCCATTGTTGCGTATCAACCTGAGGGAGACAACAGTCATACATTTGAAGCCATGGCCATGCTGAAGTCCTTTGGCATTTTTCTGGGTGTCTTCAGTGGGTCCTTTGCTCTTGGAGTTGCAACTGGAGTAGTGACAGCCTTA GTCACCAAGTTTACCAAGCTGCGGGACTTTCAGCTTCTGGAGACAGCACTGTTCTTCCTCATGTCCTGGAGCACATTCTTGCTAGCTGAGGCCTGCGGCTTCACAG gTGTGGTAGCAGTTCTGTTCTGTGGAATCACTCAGGCTCATTACACATTTAACAATCTTTCCCCTGAGTCTCAGGACAGAACCAAGCAA TTATTTGAGCTACTGAATTTCCTGGCTGAGAACTTCATCTTTTCCTACATGGGACTCACATTGTTCACCTTCCAGAACCATGTCTTCAACCCCATCTTCATAGTAGGAGCATTT TTGGCTGTATTCCTAGGCCGTGCAGCTAATATCTACCCTCTCTCATTCTTGCTCAACTTGGGCCGGAGAAACAAGATAAGCTCCAACTTTCAACACATGATGATGTTTGCAG GTCTGAGAGGGGCCATGACATTTGCCCTCTCAATCAGGGACACAGCCACATATGCACGGCAGATGATGTTCTCAACTACTTTGCTGGTGGTCTTCTTCACTGTGTGGATCTGTGGAGGAGGCACCACTCAGATGCTGTCTTGCCAGCGGATCCG TGTTGGTGTTGACACTGACCAGGACAGTTCA ACTGGCCCTGATGGATCAGAGAGAAGGAGCACCAAACAAGAGAGTGCTTGGTTATTTAGGATTTGGTACAACTTTGACCACAA TTACCTAAAGCCCATTTTGACGCACAGTGGTCCTCCACTCACAGCCACATTGCCTGCCTGCTGTGGTCCTCTGGCACGATGCCTCACCAGTCCACAGGCTTATGAG AATGAGGGACAGCTGAAAGACGACGACTCTGACCTCATCCTGAATGACGGTGACATCAGCTTGACATACGGTGACATCACTGTGAGCACTGATGCCACTGGCGTGCGCACGAGCGGCCAGTCCATGGGCGGTGTCACCTCAGACGAGGCTCTGGACAGAGAGCTGGCCTTTGGCGACCATGAGCTGGTGATTAGAGGCACGCGTCTGGTTTTGCCCATGGATGACTCAGAGCCACCACTGCCTCGGGACCCCCAGCGTCACCGGGAGCTTTGA
- the ints6l gene encoding integrator complex subunit 6 isoform X2, whose amino-acid sequence MNQRTYLGTTYLDIAKGAVEIFMKLRARDPASRGDRYMLVTFDDPPHGVKAGWKENHATFMSELKNLQASGLTTLGNALRAAFDLLNLNRLVSGIDNYGQGRNPFFLEPSVIITITDGNKLTHSSGVPDELHLPLNSPLPGSELTKEPFRWDQRLFALVLRLPGASAPDSEQLGSVPSDESAITHMCEVTGGRSYCVRTQRMLNQCLESLVQKVLSGVVINFEKTGPDPPPVGEDGLVDPVRPVTSFSPQPWHSCHKLIYVRPNPKTGVPVGHWPIPESFWPDQNSPTLPPRSAHPVVHFSCVDCEPMVIDKLPFDKYELEPSPLTQYILERKSPHMCWQVFVNCSGKHSDVAQPFGYLKASTTLTCVNLFVMPYNYPVLLPLLDDLFKVHKLKPNLKWRQAFEIYLKSMPPYFLLPLKKALRMMGAPNLISDNMDCGLSYSVISYLKKLSQQAKIESDRMIVSVGKKPPQETGIKVKNHSTTLSLAHRRDFKQLLQGITGEVPLRLSDVNFKEFAGFQIALLSKDVKPQAYRNAYDIPRRNLLDQVTRMRSNLLRTTQKLIRGQDEDYLHSIPVGQMGNYQEYLKMMPSPLREIDPDQPKRLHTFGNPFKQDKKGMMIDEADEFVTGPQNKKRANPGDSNSNAAPKRRRSMSPLLRRPQTPPIITNHVLGKGPIVATGQQGLIKPIPLHKGAEGNSIGGGTESNGERVLSGEAGDSWPGCVDGVGESTTPLSLEERGGVSVTDCTEDKASLEDKLVEDCVDEKTSERPQNCEGLSPPEQETEMERTGTDTPTQATIVMVPLEGSNAELRTRVIKEVRKPGRNYKEIFRLLEEVKGPVGVQRYFIHHAIKEAARFKKRVLIQQLESALEEIEEKQMLSTHVNNVHGR is encoded by the exons GCTGGCTGGAAAGAGAACCATGCCACATTTATGAGTGAGTTAAAGAACCTTCAGGCCTCCGGACTGACCACTCTGGGAAATGCCCTCCGCGCGGCCTTTGACCTTCTCAACCTCAACAGACTGGTCTCTGGCATTGACAACTATGGCCAG GGTCGGAACCCTTTTTTCCTGGAGCCATCAGTCATCATCACCATAACTGATGGAAACAAGCTCACTCACAGCTCTGGAGTTCCAGATGAG CTCCACCTGCCACTGAACTCTCCTCTGCCGGGCAGTGAACTGACCAAGGAGCCGTTCCGTTGGGATCAGCGGCTGTTTGCACTGGTGCTGCGTCTCCCTGGAGCCTCAGCGCCGGACAGCGAGCAGCTGGGCAGTGTACCCAGTGACGAATCTGCCATCACACACATGTGTGAGGTCACCGGAG GTCGATCATATTGCGTTAGGACACAAAGAATGCTAAACCAGTGTCTGGAGTCTCTTGTGCAGAAGGTCCTGAGTGGAGTTGTCATTAATTTTGAGAAAACCGGTCCAGATCCGCCTCCTGTAGGTGAAG ATGGCCTGGTGGATCCAGTGCGGCCTGTAACATCCTTCAGCCCTCAGCCTTGGCATAGCTGCCACAAGCTCATCTATGTGCGGCCAAACCCTAAGACCGGCGTCCCTGTGGGCCACTGGCCAATCCCAGAGTCCTTTTGGCCTGACCAGAATTCTCCCACTTTG cCTCCTCGCTCAGCCCACCCAGTGGTGCACTTCTCCTGTGTGGATTGTGAGCCCATGGTGATAGACAAGCTGCCCTTCGATAAGTATGAGCTGGAGCCTTCCCCTCTCACGCAGTACATCCTGGAGAGGAAATCTCCTCACATGTGCTGGCAG GTGTTTGTGAACTGTAGCGGCAAACATAGTGACGTGGCTCAGCCTTTCGGTTACCTGAAAGCCAGCACCACTCTCACCTGTGTCAACCTCTTTGTCATGCCTTACAACTACCCCGTTCTGCTGCCACTACTTG ATGACTTGTTTAAAGTGCACAAGCTGAAGCCAAACCTCAAGTGGCGACAGGCCTTCGAGATCTATTTGAAATCTATGCCACCTTACTTTCTGCTG CCCTTAAAGAAGGCACTGAGGATGATGGGAGCTCCCAATCTCATCTCCGACAACATGGACTGTGGCCTTAGCTACAGTGTAATCTCCTACCTGAAGAAACTCAGCCAACAG GCGAAAATTGAGTCGGACCGGATGATTGTGTCAGTGGGTAAGAAGCCTCCTCAGGAGACAGGTATCAAGGTGAAGAACCACTCAACTACACTGTCCCTGGCTCACCGTCGCGATTTCAAACAGCTGCTGCAGGGCATCACTGGTGAGGTGCCACTCCGACTCAGTGACGTCAACTTCAAAGAATTTGCGGGCTTCCAGATTGCACTTCTCAGTAAG GATGTAAAGCCCCAGGCCTATCGAAATGCTTATGATATTCCTCGGCGGAATCTTCTGGATCAGGTCACGAGGATGCGTTCCAACCTTTTGAGGACTACTCAGAAACTTATCCGTGGCCAAGATGAAG ATTACTTGCATAGCATTCCTGTGGGTCAGATGGGAAACTATCAGGAATATTTGAAGATGATGCCATCTCCCCTGCGTGAGATTGATCCTGACCAGCCCAAACGCCTGCACACATTCGGCAACCCGTTCAAACAGGACAAGAAG GGAATGATGATTGATGAAGCAGATGAGTTTGTAACAGGCCCTCAGAACAAGAAAAGGGCCAACCCAGGAGATTCCAACTCAAACGCAGCGCCGAAGAGGCGAAGGAGCATGTCCCCTTTGTTGCGCCGGCCCCAGACTCCACCCATCATCACAAACCACGTGTTGGGCAAAGGACCCATTGTAGCCACGGGCCAACAAGGCCTCATTAAACCCATCCCACTACACAAAG GAGCAGAGGGGAACAGCATAGGAGGAGGTACCGAGAGTAATGGGGAGAGAGTATTGAGTGGAGAGGCTGGAGACAGCTGGCCTGGATGTGTGGATGGAGTTGGGGAAAGCACTACACCTCTGTCCCTGGAGGAGAGGGGAGGAGTGAGCGTTACTGATTGTACAGAGGACAAGGCATCACTGGAGGACAAGTTAGTGGAGGACTGTGTGGACGAGAAGACCTCAGAACGGCCACAGAACTGTGAGGGTCTAAGTCCTCCAGAGCAAGAGACAGAAATGGAGAGGACTGGGACTGACACCCCTACACAGGCCACTATCGTCATGGTTCCCCTGGAGGGAAGCAATGCAGAATTACGCACACGGGTCATCAAAGAGGTCCGGAAGCCAGGTCGCA ATTATAAGGAAATATTCAGGCTGCTAGAAGAAGTGAAAGGGCCAGTGGGGGTGCAGAGGTACTTCATTCATCATGCCATTAAAGAAGCAGCCAG GTTTAAGAAGCGTGTATTGATACAGCAGCTGGAGTCTGCCCTGGAGGAGATTGAGGAAAAGCAGATGCTGTCAACACACGTGAACAATGTCCATGGCAGATAG
- the mmgt1 gene encoding ER membrane protein complex subunit 5: MASSFWKGVVGLGLFALAHAAFSAAQHRSYMRLTEKENETLPIDIVLQTLLAFAITCCGIVHISGEFKDMDASSELKHKTFDTLRNHPSFYLFNHRGRVLFSSPEQEPATAQALPSNPLRLRKLENFN; encoded by the exons ATGGCTTCGTCCTTTTGGAAAGGCGTCGTTGGTTTGGGCCTGTTCGCTTTGGCCCACGCGGCTTTCTCTGCGGCGCAGC atCGATCATACATGCGATTGACtgaaaaagagaatgaaactcTTCCAATAGAT ATAGTCTTACAGACATTATTAGCGTTTGCAATTACATGTTGTGGAATCGTCCATATCTCAGGTGAATTTAAAGACATGGATGCTTCTTCGGAGCTCAAACACAA GACATTTGACACATTGAGAAACCACCCTTCTTTCTATCTGTTTAATCACCGAGGTAGGGTGCTCTTCAGCTCTCCTGAACAAGAGCCTGCAACTGCACAGGCCTTGCCCTCCAATCCCTTGCGGTTACGCAAGTTGGAGAACTTTAACTGA
- the ints6l gene encoding integrator complex subunit 6 isoform X1, whose translation MPILLFLIDTSASMNQRTYLGTTYLDIAKGAVEIFMKLRARDPASRGDRYMLVTFDDPPHGVKAGWKENHATFMSELKNLQASGLTTLGNALRAAFDLLNLNRLVSGIDNYGQGRNPFFLEPSVIITITDGNKLTHSSGVPDELHLPLNSPLPGSELTKEPFRWDQRLFALVLRLPGASAPDSEQLGSVPSDESAITHMCEVTGGRSYCVRTQRMLNQCLESLVQKVLSGVVINFEKTGPDPPPVGEDGLVDPVRPVTSFSPQPWHSCHKLIYVRPNPKTGVPVGHWPIPESFWPDQNSPTLPPRSAHPVVHFSCVDCEPMVIDKLPFDKYELEPSPLTQYILERKSPHMCWQVFVNCSGKHSDVAQPFGYLKASTTLTCVNLFVMPYNYPVLLPLLDDLFKVHKLKPNLKWRQAFEIYLKSMPPYFLLPLKKALRMMGAPNLISDNMDCGLSYSVISYLKKLSQQAKIESDRMIVSVGKKPPQETGIKVKNHSTTLSLAHRRDFKQLLQGITGEVPLRLSDVNFKEFAGFQIALLSKDVKPQAYRNAYDIPRRNLLDQVTRMRSNLLRTTQKLIRGQDEDYLHSIPVGQMGNYQEYLKMMPSPLREIDPDQPKRLHTFGNPFKQDKKGMMIDEADEFVTGPQNKKRANPGDSNSNAAPKRRRSMSPLLRRPQTPPIITNHVLGKGPIVATGQQGLIKPIPLHKGAEGNSIGGGTESNGERVLSGEAGDSWPGCVDGVGESTTPLSLEERGGVSVTDCTEDKASLEDKLVEDCVDEKTSERPQNCEGLSPPEQETEMERTGTDTPTQATIVMVPLEGSNAELRTRVIKEVRKPGRNYKEIFRLLEEVKGPVGVQRYFIHHAIKEAARFKKRVLIQQLESALEEIEEKQMLSTHVNNVHGR comes from the exons GCTGGCTGGAAAGAGAACCATGCCACATTTATGAGTGAGTTAAAGAACCTTCAGGCCTCCGGACTGACCACTCTGGGAAATGCCCTCCGCGCGGCCTTTGACCTTCTCAACCTCAACAGACTGGTCTCTGGCATTGACAACTATGGCCAG GGTCGGAACCCTTTTTTCCTGGAGCCATCAGTCATCATCACCATAACTGATGGAAACAAGCTCACTCACAGCTCTGGAGTTCCAGATGAG CTCCACCTGCCACTGAACTCTCCTCTGCCGGGCAGTGAACTGACCAAGGAGCCGTTCCGTTGGGATCAGCGGCTGTTTGCACTGGTGCTGCGTCTCCCTGGAGCCTCAGCGCCGGACAGCGAGCAGCTGGGCAGTGTACCCAGTGACGAATCTGCCATCACACACATGTGTGAGGTCACCGGAG GTCGATCATATTGCGTTAGGACACAAAGAATGCTAAACCAGTGTCTGGAGTCTCTTGTGCAGAAGGTCCTGAGTGGAGTTGTCATTAATTTTGAGAAAACCGGTCCAGATCCGCCTCCTGTAGGTGAAG ATGGCCTGGTGGATCCAGTGCGGCCTGTAACATCCTTCAGCCCTCAGCCTTGGCATAGCTGCCACAAGCTCATCTATGTGCGGCCAAACCCTAAGACCGGCGTCCCTGTGGGCCACTGGCCAATCCCAGAGTCCTTTTGGCCTGACCAGAATTCTCCCACTTTG cCTCCTCGCTCAGCCCACCCAGTGGTGCACTTCTCCTGTGTGGATTGTGAGCCCATGGTGATAGACAAGCTGCCCTTCGATAAGTATGAGCTGGAGCCTTCCCCTCTCACGCAGTACATCCTGGAGAGGAAATCTCCTCACATGTGCTGGCAG GTGTTTGTGAACTGTAGCGGCAAACATAGTGACGTGGCTCAGCCTTTCGGTTACCTGAAAGCCAGCACCACTCTCACCTGTGTCAACCTCTTTGTCATGCCTTACAACTACCCCGTTCTGCTGCCACTACTTG ATGACTTGTTTAAAGTGCACAAGCTGAAGCCAAACCTCAAGTGGCGACAGGCCTTCGAGATCTATTTGAAATCTATGCCACCTTACTTTCTGCTG CCCTTAAAGAAGGCACTGAGGATGATGGGAGCTCCCAATCTCATCTCCGACAACATGGACTGTGGCCTTAGCTACAGTGTAATCTCCTACCTGAAGAAACTCAGCCAACAG GCGAAAATTGAGTCGGACCGGATGATTGTGTCAGTGGGTAAGAAGCCTCCTCAGGAGACAGGTATCAAGGTGAAGAACCACTCAACTACACTGTCCCTGGCTCACCGTCGCGATTTCAAACAGCTGCTGCAGGGCATCACTGGTGAGGTGCCACTCCGACTCAGTGACGTCAACTTCAAAGAATTTGCGGGCTTCCAGATTGCACTTCTCAGTAAG GATGTAAAGCCCCAGGCCTATCGAAATGCTTATGATATTCCTCGGCGGAATCTTCTGGATCAGGTCACGAGGATGCGTTCCAACCTTTTGAGGACTACTCAGAAACTTATCCGTGGCCAAGATGAAG ATTACTTGCATAGCATTCCTGTGGGTCAGATGGGAAACTATCAGGAATATTTGAAGATGATGCCATCTCCCCTGCGTGAGATTGATCCTGACCAGCCCAAACGCCTGCACACATTCGGCAACCCGTTCAAACAGGACAAGAAG GGAATGATGATTGATGAAGCAGATGAGTTTGTAACAGGCCCTCAGAACAAGAAAAGGGCCAACCCAGGAGATTCCAACTCAAACGCAGCGCCGAAGAGGCGAAGGAGCATGTCCCCTTTGTTGCGCCGGCCCCAGACTCCACCCATCATCACAAACCACGTGTTGGGCAAAGGACCCATTGTAGCCACGGGCCAACAAGGCCTCATTAAACCCATCCCACTACACAAAG GAGCAGAGGGGAACAGCATAGGAGGAGGTACCGAGAGTAATGGGGAGAGAGTATTGAGTGGAGAGGCTGGAGACAGCTGGCCTGGATGTGTGGATGGAGTTGGGGAAAGCACTACACCTCTGTCCCTGGAGGAGAGGGGAGGAGTGAGCGTTACTGATTGTACAGAGGACAAGGCATCACTGGAGGACAAGTTAGTGGAGGACTGTGTGGACGAGAAGACCTCAGAACGGCCACAGAACTGTGAGGGTCTAAGTCCTCCAGAGCAAGAGACAGAAATGGAGAGGACTGGGACTGACACCCCTACACAGGCCACTATCGTCATGGTTCCCCTGGAGGGAAGCAATGCAGAATTACGCACACGGGTCATCAAAGAGGTCCGGAAGCCAGGTCGCA ATTATAAGGAAATATTCAGGCTGCTAGAAGAAGTGAAAGGGCCAGTGGGGGTGCAGAGGTACTTCATTCATCATGCCATTAAAGAAGCAGCCAG GTTTAAGAAGCGTGTATTGATACAGCAGCTGGAGTCTGCCCTGGAGGAGATTGAGGAAAAGCAGATGCTGTCAACACACGTGAACAATGTCCATGGCAGATAG